A DNA window from Paenibacillus sp. HWE-109 contains the following coding sequences:
- a CDS encoding carbohydrate ABC transporter permease yields MKLGRFLLHAALLLGVMAMAMPLVWMALTSVKTFAESMQAPPTILPAAWQFANYGKVLQKTEFLRYFGNTLFVTVVKTTGQLLFCSLAAFAFATMRFPWKNTVFLLVLSVMMLPHQLALLPTFILMKQLGWLNTYQALIVPGLASGFGIFLLRQFFLSLPIEIGEAAKMDGASYPRIYWSLYLSLSKPGLISLSIFVIIASWNDFLNPLILTSSDKMRVLSLGVASFVGEFATDYPLMMAAACISVLPLILMFILLQRYFIQGIALTGVKS; encoded by the coding sequence GTGAAATTAGGAAGATTCTTGCTGCACGCTGCACTTCTGCTGGGCGTTATGGCAATGGCGATGCCTTTGGTGTGGATGGCTCTTACTTCCGTCAAAACTTTTGCGGAATCTATGCAGGCGCCGCCAACGATATTGCCAGCTGCCTGGCAGTTTGCGAATTATGGCAAAGTACTGCAAAAAACCGAGTTCTTGCGTTATTTCGGCAACACGTTGTTCGTGACCGTGGTCAAAACAACAGGGCAGCTGCTGTTCTGCTCGCTGGCTGCGTTTGCCTTCGCCACCATGCGGTTTCCATGGAAAAATACTGTGTTTTTGCTGGTTTTATCCGTCATGATGCTGCCGCACCAACTCGCACTCTTGCCTACTTTTATTCTAATGAAACAGTTAGGCTGGCTGAATACGTACCAAGCGCTAATTGTTCCGGGGCTTGCCAGCGGTTTTGGCATCTTCCTGCTGCGCCAATTCTTCCTGTCCTTACCTATTGAAATCGGCGAAGCCGCCAAAATGGATGGCGCATCCTATCCTCGGATTTACTGGAGTTTGTATCTGTCGCTCTCGAAGCCGGGACTGATCTCATTATCGATCTTTGTCATCATTGCTTCATGGAATGATTTCTTGAATCCCTTGATTCTAACTAGTTCGGACAAAATGCGTGTGCTGTCCTTAGGGGTCGCCAGCTTCGTTGGCGAATTTGCCACGGATTATCCGCTTATGATGGCGGCTGCTTGTATTTCCGTCCTGCCGCTGATCTTGATGTTTATTTTGCTGCAGCGGTATTTTATCCAAGGAATTGCATTGACTGGGGTGAAAAGCTGA
- a CDS encoding arylsulfatase, with protein sequence MNNVIMIMTDQHRADALGCYGNSVVEMPNLDWLASQGTRFTHAYSPSPSCVPARASLLTGLDPWHTGILGMGRGQGPMGVGFDYTLPGALAEAGYQTFGVGKMHFYPQRARNGFHETVLDESGRQEDPGFVSDYRSWFLQQRSGPYDISDHGIGWNSWMTRPYHAPEALHPTAWTVNEAISFVERRDPTKPFFLKVSFARPHSPYDPPSYYFDLYGDKPIPEPYRGDWDEQHNDPVEALKPDAWRGVQSPETIRRARQGYYGSITFIDHQLGRLIRVLQKKGLFDPTLFVFLSDHGDMLGDHNLWRKTYAYEGSARIPLIVKPPATWQQPVLREVSHPVVIQDVMPTILDFLSLKVKTKLDGISMKGLMSGDTGHERTYIHGEHATCYSEEQEMQFLTDGKIKYIWFPRLGTEQLFDLQTDLSESVNLASHPEWHDALAMWRQRLVERLASRNLGLTEGDQLVLQAGKPYIVSPYYQKRLEASSYDWLS encoded by the coding sequence ATGAATAACGTCATCATGATCATGACGGATCAGCATCGTGCTGATGCGCTGGGCTGTTATGGTAATAGTGTCGTAGAGATGCCTAATCTGGATTGGCTGGCCTCACAGGGGACGCGCTTTACACATGCTTACTCGCCATCGCCATCCTGCGTGCCAGCCAGGGCTTCCCTGCTTACAGGCTTGGACCCCTGGCATACAGGAATTCTCGGGATGGGCAGAGGACAGGGGCCGATGGGGGTAGGCTTCGACTACACCTTGCCAGGTGCGCTTGCTGAGGCTGGCTATCAAACTTTTGGCGTAGGCAAAATGCACTTTTACCCGCAGCGAGCTAGGAATGGATTCCATGAGACGGTCTTGGATGAATCTGGGCGCCAAGAAGATCCTGGCTTCGTGTCGGATTACAGGAGCTGGTTTTTGCAGCAGCGCAGCGGCCCGTACGATATTTCTGATCATGGCATTGGCTGGAATAGCTGGATGACTCGGCCTTATCATGCTCCTGAAGCTCTTCATCCAACGGCGTGGACGGTTAATGAAGCCATCTCCTTCGTAGAAAGGCGGGATCCCACCAAGCCGTTTTTCTTAAAAGTATCTTTTGCCAGGCCGCATTCCCCTTATGATCCGCCATCGTATTACTTTGACCTTTATGGGGATAAGCCGATTCCTGAGCCTTATCGCGGCGACTGGGATGAGCAGCATAACGATCCGGTAGAAGCATTGAAGCCTGACGCGTGGCGTGGCGTTCAAAGTCCGGAAACCATCCGGCGCGCGCGGCAGGGATACTATGGTTCCATTACTTTCATCGACCATCAGTTGGGGCGATTAATAAGGGTACTGCAAAAGAAAGGCTTGTTTGACCCCACCTTATTCGTGTTTCTGTCTGATCATGGCGACATGCTGGGGGATCACAATTTGTGGCGCAAAACGTACGCTTATGAAGGATCGGCGCGTATTCCGCTCATTGTGAAGCCTCCTGCTACTTGGCAGCAACCCGTTCTCAGGGAAGTCTCTCACCCTGTCGTCATCCAAGATGTCATGCCCACCATCCTTGATTTTCTCAGTCTGAAAGTGAAGACGAAGCTGGATGGAATCAGCATGAAAGGATTAATGAGCGGCGATACGGGGCATGAACGCACGTATATTCACGGTGAACATGCCACCTGTTACTCCGAAGAGCAGGAGATGCAATTTCTGACGGATGGCAAAATCAAATATATCTGGTTTCCCCGGCTGGGAACAGAGCAGTTGTTTGATCTGCAAACAGACCTGAGCGAAAGTGTGAATTTGGCTTCTCATCCAGAGTGGCATGACGCATTAGCAATGTGGCGGCAAAGGCTGGTGGAGCGCTTGGCATCACGCAATCTCGGATTGACAGAGGGGGATCAGCTCGTCTTGCAAGCTGGTAAACCCTACATCGTCTCTCCGTATTATCAGAAGCGGTTAGAAGCTTCCTCCTACGATTGGCTATCCTAA
- a CDS encoding GNAT family N-acetyltransferase, with translation MEDVEIVEASPAQVDDVLALWLEAAHWMLSKGINQWRPEHFNRDVVLAYFEDRQIFLAKHNGEYVGSFALQWSDPRVWGDLHNEESGYLHRFVVRRTKSGHKYGEYFLKWIEAYVKSHNKKYVRLDCMATNEVLNSYYRKQEFTYIGTYELHAGEHSWLGSLYEKQV, from the coding sequence TTGGAAGATGTAGAAATCGTTGAGGCTTCCCCCGCACAAGTGGATGACGTGTTGGCCTTATGGCTTGAAGCTGCGCATTGGATGCTGTCCAAAGGCATTAATCAATGGCGTCCTGAACATTTTAATCGTGATGTCGTGCTGGCTTATTTTGAGGATAGACAGATTTTTCTGGCTAAGCATAACGGGGAATATGTAGGCAGCTTCGCTCTGCAATGGTCTGATCCTCGCGTGTGGGGAGATTTACATAATGAAGAGTCCGGTTATTTGCACAGGTTTGTGGTTCGCCGAACAAAGTCAGGACACAAATACGGTGAATACTTTCTCAAGTGGATCGAAGCTTATGTGAAGTCTCACAACAAAAAGTACGTAAGACTGGATTGCATGGCTACCAATGAGGTGTTGAATTCTTATTATCGCAAACAGGAGTTTACTTATATCGGCACCTATGAATTGCATGCGGGGGAACATAGCTGGTTAGGGAGCTTATATGAGAAGCAAGTATAA
- a CDS encoding Ig-like domain-containing protein — MRKSLLLAIIFLLVVSVVPPLDWLPGAASQAQAANANLVLNGSMELTATAAAGSGWTTKSANSWGVSVLSGTPAITVDNYHGYLSVNAVKVSATAASSATINQSGIPVTGGVTYKLIGAIRSQSLVGIGSASGANIRVIFYNASNSEVGSGQITSDVLKGYKDWVTPIPYEKNLVAPANATNAKIELSFAGTGSVWFDEIQLFPWIPVTGVTLQQPSTRVEAGKTTTVPVLVSPPNASNPTLEWSSSNAQVATVQQGVVTGIAAGTAIITAQTPASAVEPSFSVTYPVTVTSANLLPNGSFEEVTAGTSNGWTNDSANSWQATSSYGSPVVSVSDSVYHDGGHAIRISADTKSSASVATTINVASNQIYRLSAWMNTQNLVGKGASLRINWLNAANAVVSSANVPAVSLTGTQNWVLKEDNVQAPATATKARIYAIYDNSTGLAFFDEIQLLPWTPIASVSLGAANGSLDVGDSPISLSAVFIPAQATDKRLTWSSSNPSVATVVDGKVTAVSRGIAIITATSVDGGVSASYFLNVNAASILENGNMETTDFNYAGSGWNTSKDTKIAKWGAYSPDSLQKPVADWDSNSHSGGKALKITAATSGSMSLNQIKPVVPGQYYKVTGWIKTSQIAGGRGVAIRLTSNTPAYQDTHIFPISYLSGNNDWVQIDEIVQIPASANSARIDLNLDTSTGTAWFDDIKLFPWTPISDLTLPSYSGYAVVGQSLSIPATIAPSNASNPFLTWSTSNPNLVTVTTDAYSTTATVKAIAGGVATVTGATYGNKESVTYVVMAEDPTDITASNAQLQVNQDASLHGTVTAADTGGHTLTYSKIVEPKNGQLFVETGGAWTYYPKENYIGKDRFAVLVSDANGHYATSTIQVTVNAIQHAPTLDPVVIIRNRDLGNQFVGTLLGKDRDNDTLSYTLVQTTSHGSLTLGTSGNYEYIPTAGYYGYDAFIARVDDGHGGTATTTMTIFIGLPGSQIIANLKTSQPNQQHPRLMANADDFARMRDMLTTNPDPTAQEWFAKIQAAADVYVNSTPLLDYKVYQPGNSILPVAQDLLKRIQTLGLTYQLTGQTQYATRAISELEHMENYPNWSGDSNFLSISEMAHTAAIGYDWLYQAMTPAQRTALRQNMMTKIMLPAKKAYIDGTSDWWTRSPSNWNLVVNGGLVTAALAIADEDDTILDDPLLKDATKSVKVVESVLEKGLDSVQIGMSVFATDGAWSEGTAYWDYAAVYFTYMLSSLQTSLGTNYGLLNRPGIPETGNFMANLSSVKGPFNYGDSDYQFIATPELLWLAKHLNTPDISWYRHFAYDKTGQVTPMDLVWYRPGFYSTTAPTNLDNVYRVHDRPGRVDVATFRDSWNDPGAFIAGIKGGINDHNVTGSLHEDLDSGTFILDALGVRWALDLGKGNYADPGYFIIEPDGKTNPLRFDYYRKRAEGQNTLVINPDNQPDQSLTAVSQITNYQTSAPEGGFAIVDTTSAYRDEVVHSQRGLMLFNQRSEFLVQDEVQTKAPWDMYWFMHTNADIDIAPDGKSAILTQNNKRLYAQLLSPTQGTFSQMNAEPLPTSPHPTQDELTNVRKLVVQLTNAGNTTIAIRFVPLVAGQSKPLDTPTVTPLANWQLSTTAHASLSSMTINGQPLSTFTSAKRSYTIDLPYGTSQVPTITAVSSDPSDTVTIIPAAQLTGSTQVQVTHPQGGVLPSTYYISFNVKSKVGLPTDAPQLPITYYQASSIVPEFPPQNTLDQDFNTYWSAKGQQSIQYQLNQPSTVGSVSIAWHRGSERVYTFQIEGSSDGTNWTPLYAGNSGSISGYETYDVIDTNVRFVKIICTGNSASVYNSISEVSVSGN; from the coding sequence ATGCGAAAAAGTTTATTGCTAGCTATTATTTTTCTGTTAGTTGTTAGCGTTGTACCCCCGCTGGATTGGTTACCCGGTGCGGCTTCCCAAGCACAGGCAGCCAATGCGAATCTCGTCCTTAACGGTTCCATGGAACTCACGGCTACAGCGGCAGCGGGTTCCGGCTGGACGACAAAAAGCGCCAACTCCTGGGGCGTGTCCGTATTATCAGGAACGCCTGCGATCACAGTGGATAACTATCACGGATATTTGAGTGTGAACGCGGTAAAAGTGAGCGCTACTGCAGCCAGCAGCGCTACGATTAACCAAAGCGGCATTCCTGTGACAGGCGGCGTCACGTATAAGCTGATTGGCGCTATTCGCAGCCAATCGCTCGTCGGCATCGGCTCCGCATCTGGTGCCAATATCCGAGTTATCTTCTATAATGCTTCGAATAGTGAAGTAGGTTCAGGCCAGATCACCTCCGACGTTCTCAAGGGTTACAAAGATTGGGTAACACCTATTCCCTATGAGAAGAATCTGGTAGCTCCGGCAAATGCTACGAATGCCAAAATTGAACTCAGTTTCGCCGGTACAGGCAGTGTCTGGTTTGATGAAATTCAACTGTTCCCCTGGATTCCTGTCACCGGAGTTACTCTCCAGCAGCCTTCAACTCGCGTTGAAGCAGGAAAAACAACAACCGTCCCGGTTCTTGTCTCTCCGCCAAATGCAAGCAACCCCACACTTGAGTGGTCCAGCTCCAATGCGCAGGTGGCAACCGTTCAGCAAGGCGTTGTGACAGGAATAGCCGCCGGAACGGCAATTATCACAGCGCAGACGCCAGCAAGCGCCGTAGAACCAAGCTTCTCTGTCACTTACCCGGTAACCGTAACAAGCGCGAATCTCCTGCCCAATGGTTCCTTCGAAGAGGTAACGGCAGGTACGTCTAATGGTTGGACGAATGATTCCGCTAACTCCTGGCAGGCAACTTCATCTTACGGCAGTCCAGTTGTCTCTGTCAGCGATAGTGTTTATCATGATGGCGGCCATGCCATACGGATCAGCGCCGATACGAAGAGCTCGGCTTCTGTCGCAACGACGATCAATGTTGCAAGCAATCAGATTTATCGTCTAAGCGCTTGGATGAACACACAGAACTTAGTCGGAAAAGGGGCTTCCTTGCGGATTAATTGGCTCAACGCCGCTAATGCTGTTGTAAGCAGTGCCAATGTGCCTGCTGTCAGCTTGACCGGCACCCAGAACTGGGTGCTCAAAGAAGACAACGTGCAAGCACCCGCTACCGCAACCAAAGCACGCATCTATGCGATTTATGATAACAGTACCGGTTTAGCTTTTTTCGATGAGATTCAACTCTTGCCATGGACACCCATTGCGAGTGTTTCCCTGGGCGCAGCGAATGGCAGTTTGGACGTAGGAGACTCGCCAATATCACTTAGTGCCGTGTTCATTCCGGCACAAGCCACAGATAAACGACTTACTTGGAGCTCATCCAATCCGTCGGTCGCGACAGTTGTCGACGGGAAAGTCACAGCCGTTTCACGCGGTATAGCGATCATTACGGCTACCTCTGTCGACGGCGGCGTCTCCGCTTCGTATTTCTTAAATGTCAATGCCGCTAGCATCTTAGAAAACGGCAACATGGAGACAACAGATTTCAATTATGCCGGCAGCGGTTGGAACACTAGCAAAGACACAAAAATTGCCAAATGGGGCGCTTATAGTCCAGACAGCTTGCAAAAGCCTGTAGCCGACTGGGATTCAAATTCTCATTCCGGCGGAAAAGCCTTGAAGATTACGGCGGCAACCAGTGGCAGCATGAGTTTAAATCAAATCAAACCAGTGGTGCCTGGCCAGTACTACAAAGTCACAGGTTGGATCAAAACATCACAAATTGCTGGCGGACGCGGGGTTGCCATCCGGCTAACTTCGAACACACCCGCTTACCAGGATACACACATTTTCCCGATCAGTTATCTCAGTGGCAACAATGATTGGGTTCAAATTGATGAAATTGTTCAAATACCTGCATCTGCTAATTCAGCTCGCATAGATTTAAATCTCGACACTAGCACAGGAACAGCTTGGTTCGATGATATCAAACTGTTTCCATGGACACCTATTAGCGACCTGACTTTGCCAAGTTACAGCGGGTACGCAGTCGTTGGTCAGTCTCTCTCTATTCCTGCCACGATTGCGCCAAGCAATGCGTCTAATCCATTTTTAACCTGGAGCACATCCAATCCAAACCTTGTCACTGTCACGACGGATGCTTACAGCACTACGGCTACCGTCAAAGCAATTGCTGGCGGCGTTGCAACGGTAACTGGAGCTACCTACGGAAATAAAGAATCCGTAACATATGTCGTTATGGCCGAAGACCCAACAGACATTACGGCAAGCAATGCACAGCTTCAAGTGAATCAGGACGCCTCCTTGCATGGAACCGTAACTGCTGCAGATACAGGCGGTCACACACTAACCTATTCCAAAATTGTTGAACCGAAGAATGGGCAACTCTTCGTAGAAACAGGCGGTGCGTGGACTTACTATCCCAAGGAAAATTATATCGGGAAAGATCGCTTCGCCGTGCTGGTGAGTGATGCAAATGGCCACTACGCCACATCGACGATACAAGTTACTGTTAATGCCATTCAGCATGCGCCTACGCTAGATCCAGTCGTCATCATTCGCAATAGAGATCTTGGCAATCAATTCGTAGGAACTCTGCTTGGCAAAGATCGTGACAATGATACACTGAGCTACACCTTGGTCCAAACAACCAGTCACGGGTCGCTCACACTAGGCACTTCTGGCAATTATGAATACATTCCGACTGCAGGCTACTACGGCTATGACGCATTCATAGCTCGTGTTGATGATGGCCACGGCGGCACAGCAACAACTACGATGACGATCTTCATTGGGTTGCCAGGAAGCCAAATCATTGCAAATCTCAAGACTAGTCAGCCCAATCAGCAGCATCCCCGGCTTATGGCCAATGCGGATGACTTCGCAAGGATGCGAGATATGTTGACAACGAATCCTGATCCTACAGCGCAAGAATGGTTTGCCAAGATACAAGCTGCTGCCGACGTCTATGTGAACAGCACGCCTTTGCTCGATTACAAGGTATATCAGCCTGGTAATTCTATTCTGCCTGTCGCGCAAGATTTGCTGAAACGCATTCAAACCTTGGGGCTAACCTATCAACTGACAGGGCAAACCCAATATGCCACGAGAGCCATCAGCGAACTCGAGCATATGGAGAACTATCCTAATTGGTCAGGAGACAGCAATTTCCTGAGCATCTCCGAGATGGCGCATACCGCTGCTATTGGGTACGACTGGCTCTACCAGGCCATGACTCCAGCCCAGCGAACTGCGCTTAGGCAGAACATGATGACCAAAATTATGCTGCCAGCCAAAAAAGCTTATATCGATGGCACCTCAGACTGGTGGACCCGTTCACCAAGCAATTGGAATCTTGTCGTCAATGGTGGGCTCGTAACAGCAGCACTAGCCATTGCAGACGAAGATGATACGATTCTGGATGATCCCCTTCTGAAGGATGCGACCAAAAGCGTCAAAGTTGTGGAGAGTGTCCTGGAAAAAGGGCTCGATAGCGTGCAGATAGGCATGTCCGTTTTTGCCACTGATGGTGCCTGGTCCGAAGGTACGGCCTATTGGGATTATGCAGCCGTTTATTTCACCTATATGCTCTCTTCCCTGCAAACCTCTCTAGGTACGAATTACGGGTTGTTGAATCGTCCCGGCATCCCGGAAACTGGCAATTTCATGGCCAATTTATCAAGTGTCAAAGGACCGTTTAACTACGGTGATTCGGACTATCAGTTCATCGCTACACCGGAATTGTTGTGGTTAGCCAAGCATCTGAACACACCGGATATTTCTTGGTACCGTCACTTCGCTTATGACAAAACAGGGCAAGTAACACCCATGGATCTGGTCTGGTATCGACCAGGCTTCTACAGCACAACGGCACCAACGAATCTGGATAATGTTTACCGGGTTCATGATCGGCCTGGTCGCGTAGATGTGGCTACATTCCGTGATTCTTGGAACGATCCAGGCGCATTTATTGCTGGGATCAAAGGCGGAATTAATGATCATAATGTCACAGGCTCCCTGCACGAAGATCTCGATAGCGGTACATTCATCCTAGATGCGCTTGGCGTGCGTTGGGCACTTGATTTGGGTAAAGGAAATTATGCGGACCCAGGCTATTTCATCATTGAACCTGATGGGAAAACAAACCCGCTGCGCTTTGATTATTATCGGAAAAGAGCCGAGGGACAAAATACGCTCGTAATTAATCCTGATAATCAACCCGACCAATCCCTCACGGCTGTCTCACAAATCACGAATTACCAAACTTCTGCGCCGGAGGGCGGGTTTGCCATTGTTGACACGACTTCAGCTTACCGAGATGAAGTCGTCCATTCGCAAAGAGGTCTGATGCTGTTCAATCAGCGCAGCGAGTTTCTCGTCCAAGACGAAGTTCAAACCAAGGCACCTTGGGACATGTATTGGTTTATGCACACGAACGCAGACATTGACATAGCACCTGACGGGAAATCTGCCATCCTAACCCAAAACAACAAACGCTTGTATGCCCAGCTATTGTCACCAACACAGGGCACCTTCTCACAGATGAATGCTGAACCTTTACCTACTTCTCCTCATCCGACTCAAGATGAATTGACGAATGTGCGCAAGCTGGTGGTTCAGTTAACGAATGCCGGCAATACAACCATCGCGATCCGTTTCGTACCGCTTGTAGCCGGTCAGTCCAAACCGCTAGACACGCCAACTGTTACACCGCTTGCGAATTGGCAGCTGAGCACGACAGCACATGCTTCCTTGTCTTCCATGACGATCAATGGCCAGCCTTTAAGCACATTCACATCGGCCAAACGCAGCTACACCATTGATCTTCCTTATGGGACATCGCAAGTGCCAACGATTACCGCTGTATCCTCCGATCCGTCCGATACGGTGACGATTATTCCAGCAGCCCAGCTTACGGGCTCAACCCAAGTGCAAGTCACACACCCGCAAGGTGGCGTACTGCCAAGCACTTATTACATTAGTTTCAATGTCAAAAGCAAAGTTGGCTTGCCCACTGATGCCCCTCAGCTGCCGATTACTTACTACCAAGCGAGCAGCATTGTACCAGAGTTTCCGCCGCAAAATACGCTCGATCAAGACTTCAACACCTATTGGTCAGCCAAAGGCCAACAGTCGATTCAGTACCAGCTTAACCAACCGTCGACTGTCGGATCTGTCTCTATTGCATGGCATCGAGGCTCAGAACGTGTCTATACCTTCCAAATCGAAGGTTCCAGCGATGGTACGAATTGGACCCCTCTGTATGCCGGAAACTCCGGAAGCATCAGCGGTTATGAAACCTACGATGTGATCGACACGAATGTGCGGTTCGTCAAAATTATTTGTACGGGCAACAGTGCTTCCGTATATAACAGCATCTCGGAAGTATCCGTTTCAGGCAATTAA
- a CDS encoding response regulator transcription factor yields MPPYTVIVVEDEEPARRIFRQMIELRSDLFTCISDAENGSLGLEQIKQYQPHFVITDITMPKMSGLDMLRNMQDLSLKPHVLILSCHEDFHFAQQAMGLGASSYLLKDHCLNEPHLLTSAMEQCIPSIRLANETNQLRERLEHKLKTNQLDIDRSAFLDMMLGNETAWLSHLKESGYPLHEGPHTMFLIELDRRSLRFSLDQAEELKIWQFACFNVMFEVLGIFGPSHIITLDRGRFMVIGRFERDDVDISAQLGHSLQNYLKMPSYILQIKLPDTQIETCLPVIKKCYQERHPFFYQTELIAQKSAQTFINNQTFTTLPAEDRQLYLKQLRGELLVAESPPASNQPSRVWQEALHSNWQPDHVKALYLHAFAMIQPLPDTEQEHQDLIISLRKDVDLCQTFGAVHDATSAAFHRYQLISKKGNEAELAVADVIQAITSDLSKTYSLEALAESCNYNSHYLGQLFKKVTGELFSQYITNRRLERAKLLLLTTELKTYEVAHRVGLPNYRHFNRMFKKATNCSPSEFRDKFKT; encoded by the coding sequence GTGCCGCCGTATACCGTAATTGTCGTCGAAGACGAAGAACCCGCGCGTCGTATTTTCCGCCAAATGATTGAGCTGCGCAGCGATTTGTTCACCTGCATCAGCGACGCCGAGAACGGCTCCTTGGGTTTGGAGCAAATTAAGCAATATCAGCCCCATTTTGTCATAACCGACATTACTATGCCCAAAATGAGCGGGTTGGATATGCTGCGAAACATGCAGGATTTATCGCTCAAACCGCATGTGCTGATTTTAAGTTGTCATGAGGATTTCCACTTTGCACAGCAAGCGATGGGTTTAGGTGCTTCCTCTTATCTGCTCAAAGACCATTGTCTCAACGAGCCCCATCTGCTGACATCTGCGATGGAGCAGTGTATTCCCTCCATTCGCCTTGCGAATGAAACGAACCAACTACGGGAACGTCTCGAGCATAAGCTCAAGACCAACCAATTGGATATCGACCGCAGCGCCTTTTTGGACATGATGTTGGGCAATGAAACTGCATGGCTGAGCCATTTGAAGGAATCAGGGTATCCGCTGCACGAGGGCCCTCACACCATGTTTTTGATCGAGCTGGATCGGAGATCCCTGCGTTTCTCGTTAGATCAAGCGGAAGAATTGAAAATTTGGCAGTTTGCCTGCTTCAATGTCATGTTTGAAGTTTTGGGTATCTTTGGTCCGAGCCACATTATTACTTTGGATAGAGGCCGTTTCATGGTCATTGGCAGATTTGAACGCGATGATGTTGATATTAGCGCCCAATTAGGGCATTCGCTGCAAAATTACTTAAAAATGCCCTCTTATATCTTGCAAATTAAACTTCCAGATACTCAGATTGAAACTTGTTTGCCCGTAATCAAAAAGTGTTATCAGGAACGTCATCCCTTCTTTTATCAAACCGAGCTCATTGCCCAGAAATCCGCCCAGACGTTTATTAACAACCAGACCTTCACCACACTCCCTGCGGAAGATAGGCAGCTTTATTTGAAACAATTGCGGGGCGAATTGCTGGTAGCAGAGTCTCCTCCCGCCAGTAACCAGCCATCCCGCGTTTGGCAAGAAGCACTTCACAGCAACTGGCAGCCAGATCATGTCAAAGCGCTCTATCTCCATGCTTTTGCGATGATACAGCCTTTGCCCGATACGGAACAGGAACACCAGGATTTAATTATCTCGCTGCGCAAAGATGTGGACCTCTGCCAAACATTTGGGGCCGTGCATGATGCCACATCCGCTGCTTTTCACCGATATCAGCTGATCTCCAAAAAGGGGAATGAAGCCGAGCTTGCGGTAGCTGATGTTATCCAAGCCATTACTTCCGATCTGAGCAAAACCTACTCCCTGGAAGCGTTAGCGGAGTCTTGCAACTATAACAGTCATTACTTAGGGCAATTATTCAAAAAGGTGACGGGTGAGCTGTTCTCTCAGTACATCACCAATCGGCGGCTTGAACGCGCCAAACTTCTGCTGCTGACGACTGAGCTCAAAACCTATGAAGTTGCTCATCGAGTAGGCTTGCCAAACTACCGCCATTTCAATCGGATGTTCAAAAAGGCGACCAACTGCTCGCCATCCGAATTTCGCGATAAATTTAAAACTTAG